The region CATGATTTTTTTCAGCCGGTTCCGGGAACGCAGGGTAAAATGAAAAAACAGATTCTGGTCTTTTTATTATCTTTAGCTCCATCCTGAGGTAAGTATCTGCAATGAAAATAAATTTAAAACCGGTATTTAAAATCCTTCCTTATTTATGCGTTGTATGGATAATCGGCGCGTGTCAACAGCTCGATACTAAAAAACAAAATACAGCCGGGGTTGGCAACGCAGATACTATTGCCCACAAGCTCCCGGTAAAGGCTATGCATGATGACCTGGCTATACTTTGGTCTGTTATTAAAGAAATGCACCCGGCCTACGGTGTTTTTACTCCACCGGATAGTCTGCGCCGTACCTTTGATCAGGTAGTGGCTTCTATCAACGAGCCGTTGACTGAAACCGATTTTATAGCACATGTTTACCCTTTTATAAGCAACCTCCGCTGCGGACATACGCAGGTAAAATATCCGGCAGGATATAAACCATCGGGCCCGCCGCCACCCCACTTGCCATTTGAGGTATTGGTTGAAAATCATCATGCCTGGATCACCAACCACAATAATAATGAACTCAATACCGGCGACGAGATCATCAGCATGAACAATACCCCTGTTGCTGCTATCATTAGCCACGGCTATGATCTGTATGGTGGCGATGGGTATAATGAAACCTTTAAAGAGGTATTTTTAAGCGAATATGGCGGCTTTGAGGATGCCTGCAACAAGTATTATCACTGGCAGCCACCATATCATATCACGCTACGCACCAAACAAGGCAAATTAAAAAATCTTGAAGTTAATGCCCTTGCTCCCGGCGCTACGCTCAATACGCCGGCAGCAAAAACCAATGATCTGGCCGACTGGACCGAATCAAAAAACACGGATTATCTGCCCCTACGGTTTTTAAAAAATAAACCGACCGCCTGGTTTGTGACCAGGCCCTATCAGTATGCCGATACCAATATTTATAAAGAAGCTTTTAAAGAGATTAATCAACGGGGGATCAAAAACCTGATCCTGGATATGCGGCATAATACCGGCGGCGATATCCGGGTAGCTATCCGCTTGCTATCGTTCCTGGCCGATAGTTCATTTAGTATTGTTAAGGATGTAAAGGCGCGTATCCCCAACCCGGCTATCAGTCGTTTTGAACGTTACTTTGACACCGCCCGCACCTCCAGCTTTAACGAAGGTTTTGAGCCTGGTCCGGAAGATGGAACTTATTATCATATCAAATTCAGACCTACCGCCTGGGGCCAGTTGTACGGCAAATTGCCCCTATACAAGGCCGATCATTATAAAGGAAAGCTGATAGTGTTAATTGATGGTGCCACCTTCTCGTCGGCGGCTTTGTTTACCGCGGCATTGAAGGCCCAGCGTAAAGATGTGATATTTGTTGGTCGCGAAACAGCCGGTAACGAGCAGGCTTGCAGCGGAGGCACTATTCAGCATTTAACCCTGCCCCATACCCATGTTATTGTTGATTTCCCCTGGATGCGTTTTGTGTCGGCAGCTAAACATTATGATTTTGGCCGCGGCATTATGCCCGATTACCCGGTGGAATACAGCCCGGATGATATTGTGAATAAAACAGACCCCGACTTGCAAAAGGCCCTAAGCCTGGTTAATTAACGTAGGTACGTCCTGTAGCTTGCTGAGGTGTTTGGTTGGTTTACCCTGTTGTGCTTCTGCTGCGCAAGCAAACAGGAAAGATGCTGCTAATGCTATCAGCAACCCTTTTATCATATTGATATCGATCTTCATTTCCATATTTGTTAAAAATTCTACGCAGGAAGCGATCGGATATGATAAAACAAAACCATCGCTTTTAAGTATAAAACGATGGTTTGTATATATTGTGCTATTGTAACAGAATTTTTAAACTAGGTTCTTTTTAATGTAGGTAATGCTTTGGGTAATGCTGTCAAAAGGATCGCCGGGGCAAACATCCTGTTCTACAAAAAAGTATTTTAAACCTGCTTTATTAGCCTGTGTGAATATCTTTTTAAAGTCGATTGTACCATTGCCAACTTCGGTGAATTTTTTGGCCGGGGTTTTATCCATATCCTTTACGTGCCATAGCGGGAAACGGCCCGGGTGCTTATCAATTAAAGCGATAGGGTCCTGGTTGGCTTTGGTTAACCAATACAGGTCTATTTCAAATTTTACCAGGTTTTTGTCGGTAGCTTCTAACAGAATCTCGTATGGGTATTTGCCGTTTTCCTGTATAAATTCAAAATCGTGGTTATGGTAGCAAAGCTGTATGCCCGCTTTTTTGCAGATCTCACCAGCCTTGTTAAAATCTTCGGCTATTTTTTTATAGTGATCCAGGTTACCACGCTCTGGCGTTGATAAGTAAGCGCATACCATATATTTTACGCCAACCTCGGCCGCGTCGGTCACTGCTTTTTCCCAATCGTTTAGGATGGTTCCTTTTTGCGATGCGCCGTCCACCTGCTCTTCGCCCAGGCGATAATGCGCACTCGGCATAATCAGGCCGTTTTGTTTTAAAAGCGCTTTGAACGCTTTGCTATCCATGCCATAAAACAATTCGTTGCCGGTGTAGGTAGCTCCTTCAACCGAAGTATAGCCAATTTTGGCAACTTTGGCCAGGCTTGCTGCCGGATCTTTAGCCATGGCATCGCGCACGGTATACAATTGCAGGCCGATATACTTTTTATCGTAAGCAAACAGGTTGGGAGCCGCTAATATTCCGGCCGAAAGTAATGCCGAAGTTTTGAGGAATGAACGTCTGGTAGTTGTCATCGATTTACTTTTAATTGGTTAATGTAAATATAGTGTATTATGAACACCAAAAGCAAGCGATTATTATGGTCTCCTGTTAAATGTTCCTAAAAAAGCCTCATCCGGAACGTTAGGCTAAAGCCATTTTTTCGTGCGATGATTTAGTCCGTTGGCTGAAGCCAAACGGCAATGAATGGAAAGACCACAGACGAAATAGGGCCTAAATTCATTGCCGTCCCATTTATGGGGCGGGAAATAATGAAAAGAAGAGTGGCTTCAGCCAAATTGATCTTGTCGTTCTTTAAAGAGTTTCTTCGGAATTGATCCAACAAATAAATTAAACCTGCGATGCTTCTGTTGGCTGTAACAATGTTGATGTAATATGAGTTATCAATTTAGCATCAGAATAATCGGGGATGCTGCTTACCTTCTTCCATTCCGGGTCGCTGCCAAAAGCTTTCCAGTGCGCGGCTTTGGCATCCAGATCATCAAAAGTGATCATATAGGTAAGGTTTGGCCGGTGATCGCCGATAATAACCTCGCCAAAAAATACAGGATTAAAGCCCAGCTTTTTAAAAATATCTACCTCGCCGGCATCATTAAACATTTCCAGTTTCTTTTTGCCCGCGCTTTCGCTGGGGTGTTCATACCGGCGCAACTCAAAAATACGCGGACTTTTTTTAGGCACTTCCATTTTGGGCATGTGTACAAAGGCTTTTAACAATGAGCTTTCAATGCGTTCATAAGCGGGCTCTGTAGCCGGAGCAGTTAAATAGGGCGCACCTTTTTCCAGGTAAACCGGGTCGAGGTCTAGCTTTTCCTGCACGTTTAAAAAATCGGTCAGGTTGCTGAAAGGGATAAGCGCGTAAATTTTGGTTTGCCCTTCGGGTTTCAGTTCGGTAAACACGCCAATGTGTTTACAACCTAGTTTGTTAAGCGCAGGAATGGCGGCATTTTGAAAATAATCTTCTACCAGTTTTTGCTGCGTTTGGTTTTTTAAAAGGTAGGTGCGCAACTCGTAAAACTCGGTACTGTTTTTTTCTTTTATTGCTGATGCCATACTGCTTTGGGTTGATATACCGGCCGCCGCTGCCGTTAAAGCCGAGGCTTTCAGAAATGAACGTCTTTTCATGGAATATGTTGGTTAATAAAATAAAGGTAGTGTAAAACGATGATACTGCAGGGCACGGAAAAATCAAATAAAGGCCACATGTGGGTTTGGCTAAAGCCCAGAACGGTTAAATTGTGTTCCGTTGGTTAAAACCAACGGCAATGAAATATAAATCAACTGTTGTTTTATTCATTGCCGTCCCATTTATGGGGCGGATAATGGATGTGCTTTGCTGGCTTTAGCCCAAAATATTCTTCTGAACAGTTATGGCGTAAGGACAGTCCTATCCTACCACCTATCAACATAATACCTCTTCCTGAACCAGAATGCTAAATTAACCAAAGCGATCAAAGCCGGTACCTCCACCAGCGGACCGATAACGCCCGCGAAAGCTTCGCCGGAATTGATGCCGAATACGCCGATAGCAACCGCAATAGCCAGTTCAAAATTATTACCCGTGGCGGTAAAGGCGATGGAAGTGCTTTTAGAGTAATCGGCCCCGAATGATTTGCCGATAAAAAAACTCAGCAGGAACATTACCGCGAAATAGATAACCAGCGGAATAGCTATCCGCACAACATCCATCGGTATATGTACAATAAGACCGCCTTTAAGACTAAACATCAATACAATGGTAAACAGCAAGGCGATCAAAGTAAGGGGCGAAATAAAAGGCACATACTTTTGCCGGAACCAGGCTTCACCTCTTAATTTGATCAAGACATACCTGCTGATGATGCCGGCTGCAAATGGAATGCCGAGGTAAATACCCACACTTTTGGCTATTTCGCCCATGGTTATATTAACGGCTAAACCTTTAAGACCGAACAGTGGCGGCAAAATGGTGATGAATACCCAGGCATACACACTATATAGCAATACCTGGAAAATGCTGTTGAGCGCTATCAACCCGGCCGCGTATTCGCGGTTCCCTTCGGCAAGCTCGTTCCATACTACTACCATGGCTATGCAACGAGCAAGGCCAATCAGGATCAGACCCACCATATAATCCGGATGATCGCGCAATAGGGTTATCGCCAAAAGAAACATCAGGATAGGGCCTACTGTCCAGTTGAGCACCAAAGAGGCGCTTAATACTTTGGTATCTTTAAACACCTGGCCCATGTTTTCATATTTTACTTTGGCCAGCGGCGGGTACATCATCAGGATTAAACCAACAGCCAGCGGGATATTGGTTGTACCGCTTGAAAATGAATTGATAAAACCGGCCGATGAGGGGATAAAATAACCAACACTCACCCCAACTGCCATCGCCAGGAATATCCAGAGCGTAAGGTACCGGTCTAAAAAGCTCAGCCGTTTGCGTTCAGCAGCCGGGGCACAATGATCAACCGGCATGGGGTGTTTTTAAATTTTCGTTCACAAAATTTTGAGTATACTGTTTGATCATTTCGCGCACCTGCCCAAATTGCTCCATGATCTCTTCTTCAGTACCGGTAGCTTTTGCCGGGTCGGGGAAATTGTAATGCAGCTTAACGGCTTTGGTTGGAAAATACGGGCAGCTCTCTTTGGCGTTGTCACAAACGGTTATCACATAATCAAAATCAATGTCCAGGTATTCATTAACATTATTGGAGGTATGATGGGAGATATCGACACCATCGCGTTTCATGATTTCAATTGCGCGCGGATTAACACCATGTGTTTCGATACCCGCGCTGTAAATATTGGCTTTATCGCCGGCAAAGTGACGTAGGTAACCCTCGGCTATCTGGCTGCGGCAGCTGTTTCCGGTGCAAAGCACCAATACATTTTTCATATCAATTATTTGTTTTTTAATTTTTTATAGACTCTCAGCAACAACCTGAACCGGGTGTGCAACAGGCTTCATTTTTAACAGTCAGGTTTTTTAACGCTAGCTTTGGTTTTGCAGGTTCGCAGCATTCCTCCCCTTTTTCGTTGGTTCCGCAACTCCCGCCGCGACCAATGGCCTTGCACTGCACGGCATCCGGGCGCAGATCGATGATGAGGTTTTCGCCGCTCACGATCATATCTCCCGGAAACATCTGCCGGGTATCAAACTCGGAATTACCAAATTCTATTTTAACCGTTCCGTTAGGATCAAGGGGGAGCATCTTTTCTACAATAGCGACAATGGACAAAGCCTTTTCTACTTTCATTGCCCGCTCCTGCTGCTCGTCCTCGGGAACCCATAATTGCACAATAATCTCTGTCCAGGTATTCAATACTCCACCGCAATCAACGGAAGTAATAGGCGCTTGCTTAATTTCGGTGATGTGGTATGATGCGTCTACCAGCTTACCTTCGGCATATTGAAATTGAAGGTTGAGCTCCGGATGTTGTAATAACTTTTCTTTAAATGTTGCCCAGTTAATAGATTCTACTTTGTTCATGATGAATATATTTTATTATTGCAATATTGCGATAGATTGATATAAAAAATTTTAGCAGCAGCTATTCAGGTCCTTGTACGATGAAAACAGCATGTTTAATTCCTTTTGCAGGTTATCCCAGGCTTTGGGTTCTATACAATAGCAAACGCTTACGCCTTCTATTGTGCCTTGAATCAGACCAGCGTTTTTCAATTCCTTCAAATGCTGCGAAATGGTAGGTTGCGCCAGGCCCAGCTCATCGGCCAGATCACCGCAAATACAGGCTTTGGCCGCGATAATGTGCTGTAATATGGCAATACGCGCAGGATGTGCTATCGCTTTTAACTGCACAGCCAGCTTGTTTTGCTCGTCGGTAAATATTTCTGTTTTGGTAATTCCCATAATATATATTGCAATATTACGATTAATATAGATCTCGCCAAAATTATTTTTTACTTAGACGCTGGAATGGGTAGTATGTGTCTGTACTTGCGCTCGTTTGTAACGAGTGCTTATTGTGGTTAAGCGATTGCATCGCCCTTGCGTTTAAAACGCAAACCTATGTTAAGCACTCGTTACAAACGAGCGCAAGTAGGGCATCGCTTCGCTTGCCGACCCTCTCTTCGGCTTCGCTGGAAGGAGGTGAAGAAAATAAAAAAAATGCGTCATTGCGAGGCACGAAGCAATCTCTAAGCTATACAGGGCCGTTCTGCTTATCGGGGATTATTAATGTTGTGTTTGTTTATTTGTATTAATGAGCTCCCTCTGGTCGGTTGTCTTCGTACCTCGCAATGACGCGTGGAGGGAAGCACGCACACAGATGTGTTGATTCTTCGGCAATCCGCCCCGAAACATGTATATCTATCAATTAAGTAGCGATTTTTACATATAAAACACATTCTTTTTCCCTAAACTTGCATTAGTAAGGGGCTGTTCCCTAAACAGCCTTCATAAAACATGAGTGAGGATTTTTACGAGCAAATTTTTAACAAGCAGCAAAAGCTTCAGGCTGTGCCGTCGAACAAGGAGATCACCAAGTGGGCGCTCCAGGTAATCCGTTTGCTATATCCGGAGCAAACCGGGAAAACATTTGCAGATATTGCCGCACTCAAAGCAGAGTTTACCCTGTTGGAGAATGAGCTATATTACATTATGGAGGTTACCAAAGGCTGCGATGATTGTGATAATAAGCAACGGGCTGAACGGTTTTTTAGAGGGCTGCCCGAACTGTTCAGGATATTAAATACTGATATAAAAGCCATATTTAATGGTGACCCCGCGGCTCACAGCGAATTTGAAGTGGTACGCACTTATCCTGGTTTTTTTGCTATCTCGCTGTACCGGCTGGCGCATAGCTTGTACATAGACAATGTGCCTTTAGTACCCAGAATACTAACCGAATATGCGCATTCCAAAACAGGTATCGACATACATCCCGCGGCAGAAATTGGTGAGTATTTTTATATCGACCATGGTACCGGCATTGTGATAGGCGAAAGCGCTGTAATTGGTAACCATGTAAAATTGTACCAGGGTATTACCCTGGGTGCACTGAGTGTGGATAAAAGTATGGCCAACACCAAGCGCCATCCAACAGTGGAAGATCATGTGGTGATATATTCGGGCGCTACCATACTGGGCGGCGAAACCATTATTGGGAATAACAGTCTTATTGGTGGTAACGTATGGCTTACCAAAAGTGTACCGCCGTATTCCAGGGTGTATCATACCCCAAGTCACCGGACTTTGAAAAGTGATGAAGTGTGAAGATAGTATCAAGTAGCTAGTATCAAGTATCAAGATTACAAAGCAACGATACATCTGAATTATAGGTAAAAAGAAAAGATCTTGATACTTGATACTAGTGTCTTGATACTAAAAAAATTATGGCTGGCATTATTGATATAATAGGAAATACGCCCCTGGTTGAAATACAAAAACTAAACCCTAATCCCAACGTAAAAATATACGGTAAGCTGGAGGGTAATAACCCCGGCGGCAGCGTGAAAGACAGGGCATCGCTCAACATGATCCGCAGTGCCATAGAGCGTGGGGATATCAAACCCGGTACCAAACTCATTGAAGCTACCAGCGGTAATACCGGTATTGCGCTGGCTATGATAGCCCGCCTGTTTGATTTGGAGATTGAACTAGTAATGCCCTCTAACTCCACCCGCGAACGTACACTCACCATGGAAGCCTACGGCGCCAAGGTAACCCTGCTGGAGGGTATCGAGGTTTGTCGTGACTATGCCGAGGAAAAAGGCGCTACCGAAGGGTATTTTCTGTTGAACCAGTTTGCCAATCCCGATAATTATGGAGCGCACGTAAAAACTACCGGTCCGGAAATATGGCGTGATACTGATGGAAAGATCACCCATTTTGTAAGCGCTATGGGTACTACGGGTACCATTATGGGTTGCTCCCGTTATTTTAAGGATAAAAATAAGGATATACAGATCGTAGGCTGTCAGCCTACCGAGGGTTCATCTATCCCCGGTATCCGCCGCTGGCCCGAAGCCTATCTCCCTAAAATATTTGATGCCAGTCGGGTTGACAGAGTAATGGATATCTCCGAAGCCGAAGCCACCGAGATGGCCCGCCAAATGGCCAAAGTGGAAGGCATATTTGCCGGCATGAGCAGCGGCGGCGCATTAGCCGGTGCCATTAAACTGGCTGCTGAGCTCAAAGAAGGCCTTATCGTATTTATCTGCTGCGATCGTGGCGACAGGTATTTGAGCAGTGATTTGTTTGGGTAAAAGAAATTGAAATTTTGTCGTCCTGAGGAACGAAGGATCTGTTCATTGGTAGACCTGGCGCAGACCCGCTCTTGGCCGCGGGAGGGCCTTTACTTTGTAGCCACAAAGTAACCAAAAAGGCTTTCAGCAGAAATGCATCTTTGCGCACGAGGCTTCTACCCCACAAACCGGCCAGAACCAGGTCTGCAATTATTTGCCCAACTTCGGTCGCGCAAAGCCCCATGCTTCTGCAAAACTTGCTATGCCCCACAACCGCACAAGCCCACCATTGTTCTGCCCGCTTTCGCCCGAAGCTTATCTGCTGACAGGGAAGAAAACTCACTAATTAAGAAGCTGACAGAAGATTCGTTGTTTTCAATCAATAATTCACTAAATCAGTAATTCAATAATTAAAAACCGCCACCAAATCCACCAATAAATTTTCGTATATTTATATCACTAAACAGCCCGCTTATCTCCTGAAAAAGGTAAGCGGGCTGTTTGGTTAAAGGGAAAATAAGGTCAAAAATCGCCTTGTTTTCAGGTAGTTGTTTGAATACCAGAAAATTAAAACTTTTTAAAGTTTCAAAAAATACTCAAAATCGTCTTGAAATTTGTTAAAAAGTGTTAAAATGAGGCTTTTTCGATAGTTTTTAACCCGATTTTGGCCCGTTTTTGAACCGAAAAATGTTAAAATCTGGGGTTTAAAAAGTTTTTGACTACTTCAGTTTTCGGGCGGTTACTCCTTCGTTGGTGATCTTTACTGGCTTGATGGTTCCGTCGGTATCAAAGTACATTTTGTCGATACACATCACCCGGTGGTTGGCATCGGTTTCGGTGAGTGGCCGGCGGTGGTAAACAATGTACCACTCATCTGTACTTGGTACGTTGATCACTGAGTGATGACCCGCCCCGGTGGCTATACTCGGGTCTTGCTTTAAAATGGTGCCTATACGCTTAAAAGGGCCAAAAGGCGTATCGCCAATGGCATAAGCTACCCGGTAATCTGGGCCGGTCCAGCCGCCTTCGCTCCACATAAAGTAGTATTTGCCCTTACGCTTAAACATCACAGGGCCTTCTACATAGCCTTCGGGGGTTATTTTCTTGTAGGTTACGCCGTCGTCAAAGGGCTCAACGCCTGTAAAGTCGTTCTTTAGCTTCACGATATTGCACTGGCCCCAACCACCATATATCATATAATACTGGCCGTTATCATCCTTGAAAACAAACTGGTCGATGGGCTGAGCTTTGTTGATGATCTGGTCGATAAGAGGTTTGCCAAGGTAGTCTTTGAATGGGCCTTTGGGTTTGTCGCTTACAGCTACACCTATCCCGCCTTTTTCATTATTGTTCTGGATGTCGTTCGCTCCGAAGAATAGATAATATTTACCATCTTTTTCGGTAACGGCAGGAGCCCAAAGTGCACGTCTCACCCATTTAACCCCACTGGTATCAATAACATGGGGGTGCTTGGTCCAATGCACCAGATCGGGCGAGGAAAAGGCGTCCATAAACACCTGCTCATTGTATTTGGCCGAATAAGTTGGATACAGCCAGTACTGGTGCTTGAATATTTGGGCTTCCGGATCGGCGTACCAACCCTCAACTACAGGATTGCCCGACGTTTTTTTATCCTGTGCAAAAGTAGTAAAGGCTGGTGCCATCAAGGCTGCACCTAATAGTACCTGCAAAATCAGCTTTGAAGCTATGCTCCTGTTCATTTTTGGGTATTGGTATTATTATTTTTTGGCTTTTTCTTATTAAAGCGCCTGTTGGGTTTCTTTTTCTTATCGGCTTGACCTGTACCAGGCGTATGAGTAGGCTGAATGGCAGCCAGTTCATCAGGCAGGCCAACCACGCGAATGGGGCGCTCTATCAGTTGCTCAATACTTTTGAGCTTACGTTCGTCACGGTGATTTACAAAAGTAATGGCAGTGCCGGTAGTAGCGGCACGGGCGGTACGGCCAATTCGGTGAATATAGTCTTCCGGATCGCCGGGTACATCATAATTGATCACCAGGTCGATGCCCTCTACATCGATACCGCGCGACAAAGCGTCGGTGCCAATAATTACTGGTAACTGTTTGTTCTTGAACTGTAACAGAATCTCTTCGCGTTCACGCTGCTCCAGATCGGAGTGAAAGGCGTTTGATTTGATGTTGATGGCCTTCAGCTCTTTATATAGTGCTTTTACGATCTCCTTACGGGATGCAAAAATGATGGTGCTGGTATAAGCAGAATCGCGGAGTATAAGCTGCAGCAAAGGTGTTTTTTGCTGATCATGCAGGCGATAGATCTGCTGATCGATACCTGCTGCCGGCTGAGAAATGGCGATGTTGATCTGTTCGGGCTCTTTCATGATAGCCTTGGCCAGCGCGCGGATACGGCCAGGCATGGTGGCCGAAAAAAGCAGCGTTTGTCTGTTCTTAGGCAGGTAACTGATAATTTTTTTGATATCGTCAGAAAAACCCATATCCAGCATGCGGTCAGCCTCGTCCAATATCAGGTGGGTAAGATGATTTAGCTTTAAAACCCCAGATGTAAGGTGGGCTATCAGCCTGCCGGGTGTGGCTATAATAATATTTACATTATTTTGAATACCCCGGCGTTGCTGTTCGTAAACAGCGCCATCACCACCACCAAATACGGCTATGGAGCTGATGCCGGTAAAATAGGCCAGCCCCTCAACCTGCTGATCAATTTGCTGGGCAAGTTCACGGGTTGGCGCCAGTACAAGTGCACTGGTATGGTGTTTATTGCTATTGCTGATGAAGTTGAGTATGGGCAGCAAATAAGCCCCGGTTTTACCGGTTCCGGTTTGCGCGCAGGCAATAAGATCATGCCCTTTTAAAACTACGGGTATGGCCATTTCCTGTATGGGTGTTGGGTTATTGAACCCCATACTTTGTATGCCCTCGAATAATTGTTCGTTGAAATTGAAATCCTGAAACGTCACTATGTTCTACTTGGTGTAACGCAAGGTATAGATTTTTGGGACAAGGAGCAAGGATTTTGGGAATAAGGGTATTTGGAGCAAGGATTAATGGAGCAAAGATCTCTTTGGAGCAAGGACTTTTGGAGCAAGGAACAAGGATTTTTTGGCCTAAGGATACGTTGCCATGAATCAGTCCTGATGCGGTTTGAATGACAGACCCTTAATCCTTACTCTTTGTTCCCCAAATCCTTACTTCTCTACGAGTGTATATAGCTTTTTAATTGCTCAATAGTTTCCAGTTGCGAGAGGATGGTTTCGGTAACCAGGTCATTGATAGAAATAATGCCGCATAATGCATCGTCAATAAATACAGGCAGGTAGCGGATATTGCTTTCGCTCATGATGTGCATACAGGTTTCGATGGAATTGTCGGGAAGTATGCGGGGTAAGCCGGTACTCATAATATCGCGTACCAGGGTTTCGTGTGATGATTTTCCTTTCAAGATCACTTTACGGGCATAATCCCGTTCGGTAAGCAAGCCGGCATATTCGCCATCCTCTAATATAACCACCG is a window of Mucilaginibacter inviolabilis DNA encoding:
- a CDS encoding DEAD/DEAH box helicase, which gives rise to MTFQDFNFNEQLFEGIQSMGFNNPTPIQEMAIPVVLKGHDLIACAQTGTGKTGAYLLPILNFISNSNKHHTSALVLAPTRELAQQIDQQVEGLAYFTGISSIAVFGGGDGAVYEQQRRGIQNNVNIIIATPGRLIAHLTSGVLKLNHLTHLILDEADRMLDMGFSDDIKKIISYLPKNRQTLLFSATMPGRIRALAKAIMKEPEQINIAISQPAAGIDQQIYRLHDQQKTPLLQLILRDSAYTSTIIFASRKEIVKALYKELKAINIKSNAFHSDLEQREREEILLQFKNKQLPVIIGTDALSRGIDVEGIDLVINYDVPGDPEDYIHRIGRTARAATTGTAITFVNHRDERKLKSIEQLIERPIRVVGLPDELAAIQPTHTPGTGQADKKKKPNRRFNKKKPKNNNTNTQK
- a CDS encoding CBS domain-containing protein gives rise to the protein MIKVSNILARKGGRIVTIDAGKSVLEALKLMADENIGSVVILEDGEYAGLLTERDYARKVILKGKSSHETLVRDIMSTGLPRILPDNSIETCMHIMSESNIRYLPVFIDDALCGIISINDLVTETILSQLETIEQLKSYIHS